The following nucleotide sequence is from Bacteroidales bacterium.
TCTGACAAGCTATACGATCAGTATGTTTGTTTAGTATTTTATTTTTATGTGGCGTATCGGTATGACATTGTTCACAGCTTACCCTATCATTATTTTCACTGGAAAGGGCATATAATTTACCTGTAATATTATGATTTTCTGTAACATGGCATTCTGTACAATTCATATCTTCACCTTCTTTGGCCATATGCACATCTAAATTGCGATCGGCATGAAGCATTGCTTTTTCCATATCGCCATGCTTAACATTATTACCTCCACCACCAGCAAAGTGACAAGCACCACAATTTTGACTTGAAGAAAGACCAACATTTTGAGCTACTAAATTAAGATTTGTTTGTGGTGTTGGCATTCCACCCATTCCTTTTTTATAGGTTCCTGTTTTATCATGGCAAACTAAACAATCAATATTTTCTTTTGCTTGAAAGTTAAAGGTAGTATCAACCCAACCATATCCGGCATGGCATTTACTACACATTACTTCATTACTTTCTACTCCAATACAAAAGTTATTTAGTATGTTCTTTTTACCAACAGAAATAAGTCCGTGATTAAGAATTTTTTCTTTTCTGTCCCAAGTAAAGTGGTTATTAACCATCAATTCTGAATGACGCTCTGTATGGCAACTTAAGCAGGCTAAAGTCACATCTTGAGGTCGAGCAAAATCTTGTTTAAGAATATCGAATTTGCTGTGATCCACAGGAACACTTGTTTTTCGATCAGCTTTAAAGGTATAGTTTTCTATAAGTAAACGAGTTGCTTGTGTTTTATTATTTTCAGCTTTTTGGCTGAAAGCAAGACTCTGAATCATAAAGAAAAGCAAAACAATAATGACGCTTTGTTTCATATGTAAACGCTGTTTTTAGATGATTTATATTCAGCCAAATATATTGAAATGGCTTTTAATACAGACCCTATTAAAGTTAAAATGAAACAAAAACGAAACAGATATGAAAGCCTATTAAATGTGATGTATATCATTATTTATAAAAAACATATTGTATTTTGAAATAAAAAATAAATTAAAAAAACATATTATGACCAATAAAGTTATCGATAAAAGCGTTCGTCAGTTTCACTTTTATAAGGAATCAACAACTGACGATAATGGTATGCACCTGACTATCTATCTATAAAACTGTAATAAAAATTTAAAAGATTGGTATCTGATTCAAGTTCAGTAGAGTCTAATAATTACATAGAAAGAATAGAATCTGAGTGCTATTTTTTCTACGAAGATTATGTGAAAATAAAAATGATAGAGTATTCGCAAAGATGGTGTAAAAACATCCTTAAGAAACACAAAAAAAATAAGCCGAATAAAACTCCTAACTCACAACGACTAGGAAATAATTTTTCTTCCCTTTTTGGATAAGAATATATTTTTCATTTAGTAAATCGTCAGGACTTATGGAGTAGTTATCTTTAACCTTAGCTTTATTTATACTAACCCCGTTATCTTTAAGCATTCTTCTTGCTTCACCTTTAGATGAAAAAATTTGAGTTTTCTCGGCTAAAAAGTCAATCACTCCCATAGTATTTTCCAAATCGATTTTACTAACTTCAAATTGAGGAACGCCTTCAAAAACACTTAAAAAAGTACGTTCATCAAGTTTTCTTAAAGCTTCTGTTGTTGCTTTACCAAATAAAATTTGAGAGGCTTCAATAGCGGCTTCATAATCAGCTTCGGAATGAACACGAATGGTAATATCTTTTGCCAACACTTTCTGTAACTCACGCATATGAGGAGCTTCATTATGGCGTGCTATTAGTTCGGCTATTTCTTCCTGAGAAAACAAAGTAAATATCTTTATGTATTTCTCGGCATCAGCATCGGAAGTGTTTAACCAAAATTGATAAAAAGCATAGGGAGTTGTCTTTTCGGGATCGAGCCAAACATTTCCACTTTCGGTTTTCCCAAATTTACCACCATCGGCTTTAGTAATTAACGGACAGGTTAAAGCGTAAGCTTTTCCTCCTGCCTTACGGCGAATAAGTTCTGTTCCGGTTACAATATTTCCCCACTGATCGGCACCACCCATCTGTAATTTGCAGTTCTTTT
It contains:
- a CDS encoding tetrathionate reductase family octaheme c-type cytochrome, whose translation is MKQSVIIVLLFFMIQSLAFSQKAENNKTQATRLLIENYTFKADRKTSVPVDHSKFDILKQDFARPQDVTLACLSCHTERHSELMVNNHFTWDRKEKILNHGLISVGKKNILNNFCIGVESNEVMCSKCHAGYGWVDTTFNFQAKENIDCLVCHDKTGTYKKGMGGMPTPQTNLNLVAQNVGLSSSQNCGACHFAGGGGNNVKHGDMEKAMLHADRNLDVHMAKEGEDMNCTECHVTENHNITGKLYALSSENNDRVSCEQCHTDTPHKNKILNKHTDRIACQTCHIPTYAKANPTKLWWDWSTAGKLDKNGKVFEIKDSIGDVVYFSKKGNFKWGRNVIPEYRWFNGLAGHHLVTDKIDTIPVQLNTLDGSYADKGAQTKSLAPSKIWPVKIMRGKQPYDTEYNTLLQPKVVGPKGSGAFWADFDWAKSLEKGTEYIHQPFSGKFGFVETEMYWPLNHQVAPADQALKCTDCHARGDESRLSELDGFYMPGRDHYEWLDYLGIILLVSTLAGVLIHGGLRIFFRKNVSH
- a CDS encoding tyrosine--tRNA ligase, with the protein product MNFVEELRWRGMIHDIMPGTEEIMEKEMISAYVGIDPTADSLHIGHLVGVMMLKHLQIAGHKPLALVGGATGMIGDPSGKSEERNLLDETELRKNEEGLKKQLKKFLDFDSSEPNAAELVNNYDWMKEFSFLDFIRDIGKHITVNYMMSKDSVKKRIGEESKAGMSFTEFTYQLVQGTDFLHLYTEKNCKLQMGGADQWGNIVTGTELIRRKAGGKAYALTCPLITKADGGKFGKTESGNVWLDPEKTTPYAFYQFWLNTSDADAEKYIKIFTLFSQEEIAELIARHNEAPHMRELQKVLAKDITIRVHSEADYEAAIEASQILFGKATTEALRKLDERTFLSVFEGVPQFEVSKIDLENTMGVIDFLAEKTQIFSSKGEARRMLKDNGVSINKAKVKDNYSISPDDLLNEKYILIQKGKKNYFLVVVS